A section of the Bombus terrestris chromosome 2, iyBomTerr1.2, whole genome shotgun sequence genome encodes:
- the LOC100647174 gene encoding tetratricopeptide repeat protein 39B: MSDIEEDEFQDAQESLPQPTSMDLDTAIMEAKKAIHYFFNNDFEEARKIMEPWAGSSMYHSLGTSIFAFLEAILTSEQKCIEKAVGAVKQCMTVCLKQRKHVTLTQNIGKMVKKTNYDAYTIEEVHAELCYAESLFLKSMLTFVEDETLVSFVKAGLKIRTCFLSYKECLSILNNRKWENNAHKIHFESGVRTGIGAFNLMISLLPAKIIKLLEFIGFSGDKEYGLSELEAGYGERRGLRHVLCAMFLLSYNLIISFVLSHTDGDLYWCEKVLEEELSLYPNGIWFLFFKGRLELTRGNFEKSLEWYTKSWKSQDLWPHFHHICFWELMWAHCSLQQWDEAATFADALAKESHWSRTIYLYQRAAILMMRKPPVQSEEKQMIDTLMMQASTYKQRIAGKSLPMEKFIVKKTERYFAQKKNLVLPIFELMYVWNLFRIVGKRQDLTLNMFKVIEEAEKELAKASKTEYHTDNEALLLLLKGACLRQMKHPLLAENCLKRVLELDKSIKEDTYLLPYATVELALLAQDQGNIQLAIGYLEDVKKTFAGYLLESRLQFRIHSDLMKLTGKKAEDILV, translated from the exons ATGTCAGACATCGAAGAAGATGAG TTTCAAGATGCTCAAGAATCTTTACCACA GCCTACTTCTATGGATTTGGATACAGCAATAATGGAGGCAAAAAAAGCCATAcactatttttttaataatgattTTGAAGAAGCAAGAAAGATTATGGAGCCCTGGGCAGGCAGTAGCATGTATCATTCTTTAGGAACAAGTATATTTGCATTCCTCGAGGCTATTCTTACATCTGAACAA AAATGCATTGAAAAGGCGGTTGGAGCTGTAAAACAATGCATGACTGTGTGCTTGAAACAACGTAAACATGTTACACTAACACAAAATATTGGCAAAATGGTGAAGAAGACTAACTACGATGCTTATACAATTG AGGAAGTGCATGCGGAACTCTGTTATGCCGAGTCACTTTTTTTAAAATCGATGCTCACGTTTGTGGAGGACGAGACTTTGGTCAGCTTTGTTAAAGCTGGATTGAAAATTCGTACCTGCTTTCTGTCATATAA agaatgtttatcaattttaaataatcgtaaatgggAAAATAATGctcataaaatacattttgagAGCGGTGTCCGCACTGGTATTGGTGCATTTAATTTG ATGATTTCCCTATTACCAGCGAAAATTATCAAACTGTTAGAGTTTATTGGATTTTCGGGTGATAAG GAATATGGTTTATCGGAATTAGAAGCGGGATACGGAGAAAGAAGAGGATTAAGGCACGTGTTGTGCGCGATGTTTCTTTTATcttacaatttaataatatcatttGTTCTGAGTCATACAGACGGTGATCTATACTGGTGTGAAAAAGTTTTGGAAGAAGAACTGAGTCTTTATCCAAACGGTATAtggtttttgttttttaaaggCAGACTAGAACTAACGAGAGGAAATTTTGAGAAATCTTTAGAATGGTATACAAAGTCTTGGAAAAGTCAAGATCTATGGCCTCACTTTCATCATATTTGTTTCTGGGAATTAATGTGGGCACATTGTTCACTGCAGCAATGGGATGAAGCTGCAACGTTTGCAGATGCTTTAGCCAAAGAATCACATTGGTCACGTACAATTTATTTGTATCAAAGAGCTGCGATACTTATGATGCGGAAACCACCAGTACAAAGCGAAGAGAAGCAAATGATAGATACTTTAATGATGCAAGCGTCTACGTATAAACAACGTATTGCAGGGAAGTCATTACCAATGGAAAAATTTATAGTAAAAAAAACTGAACGGTACTTTGCTCAAAAAAAAAACCTGGTCCTTCCTATATTTGAACTTATGTATGTGTGGAATTTGTTTCGCATAGTAGGCAAACGACAAGATTTGACGCTAAACATGTTTAAAGTAATCGAAGAAGCTGAAAAGGAACTTGCGAAAGCTTC gAAAACAGAATATCACACGGATAATGAAGCACTCTTATTGCTTCTAAAGGGTGCTTGCTTACGACAAATGAAACATCCTTTGTTAgctgaaaattgtttaaaacgCGTTCTCGAGTTGGACAAATCGATCAAAGAGGATACCTATTTACTTCCTTATGCAACAGTAGAATTAGCTTTGCTGGCACAAGATCAAGGAAATATTCAACTCGCTATTGGATATTTAGAGGACGTCAA AAAAACATTCGCTGGATATCTGTTGGAATCCAGATTACAGTTTAGGATCCATTCCGATTTAATGAAATTGACTGGAAAGAAGGCCGAAGATATTTTAGTATAA